A single Streptomyces sp. 2114.4 DNA region contains:
- a CDS encoding response regulator transcription factor: MPRVLLIEDDAAVRDGVSLALRRRGHEVAAAASGEEGLEVLPGFRPDIVLLDLMLPGKDGFEVCRLIRAERQLPIIMLTARGEDLDVVLGLEAGADDYIVKPARGEVLEARMRAVLRRTALPADGAPAAAEPGPAPVETYGELAIDRAGLVVGKGGQDLALAPSEMKLLLFLSATPGQVFSRQQLLEHVWEHSYHGDARLVDACVMRLRTKIEDTPRSPRYVQTVRGFGYRFGPL, from the coding sequence ATGCCACGAGTACTTCTGATCGAGGACGACGCCGCCGTACGGGACGGCGTGTCCCTGGCCCTACGGCGGCGCGGCCATGAAGTGGCGGCCGCGGCCAGCGGTGAGGAGGGGCTGGAGGTCCTGCCCGGCTTCCGCCCGGACATCGTGCTGCTGGATCTGATGCTCCCCGGCAAGGACGGCTTCGAGGTCTGCCGGCTGATCCGCGCCGAGCGGCAACTGCCGATCATCATGCTCACCGCCCGTGGCGAAGACCTCGACGTGGTACTCGGCCTGGAGGCCGGCGCCGACGACTACATCGTCAAGCCGGCCCGCGGCGAAGTCCTCGAAGCACGGATGCGTGCCGTGCTGCGCCGTACCGCGCTGCCCGCCGATGGCGCACCGGCCGCCGCCGAGCCGGGGCCCGCCCCGGTCGAGACCTACGGCGAACTGGCCATAGACCGCGCCGGCCTGGTCGTCGGCAAGGGCGGCCAGGATCTGGCGCTGGCCCCCTCGGAGATGAAGCTGCTGCTGTTCCTGTCCGCCACTCCGGGGCAGGTCTTCAGCCGCCAGCAGCTGCTGGAGCATGTGTGGGAGCACAGCTATCACGGCGATGCGCGGCTGGTCGATGCCTGTGTGATGCGGCTGCGGACGAAAATAGAGGACACCCCGCGCAGCCCCCGTTACGTCCAGACCGTGCGCGGCTTCGGCTACCGCTTCGGACCCCTGTGA
- a CDS encoding polysaccharide deacetylase family protein, which translates to MARRFGIQSGIIGVAAAAVVSLAVAGTLAFGDFGATSQAEADTVGSGQAERAAPVKVDSSIVHASDRPGRSLNITIDDGPDPVWTPKVLAVLKKHNVKAVFCMIGPQAKAHPDLVKQVVAAGHKLCDHTVSHNTGMDHQPQSYQSQQVLDAQKMIEDAAGGARVEYYRAPGGAFTPYSRKLAADHGMRPLGWNVDSKDFEGGTLEGIKATVRGELPNGPTVLFHDGGGDRSRTVEALDGLLPWMQQQGYGFGFPKR; encoded by the coding sequence ATGGCACGGCGCTTCGGTATTCAGAGCGGCATCATCGGGGTGGCCGCGGCGGCGGTGGTGTCGCTCGCGGTCGCGGGGACGCTCGCCTTCGGTGATTTCGGGGCCACTTCACAGGCCGAGGCCGACACCGTCGGCTCCGGCCAGGCCGAGCGGGCCGCCCCCGTCAAGGTCGATTCCTCGATCGTGCACGCCTCGGACCGCCCCGGCCGCAGCCTGAACATCACCATCGACGACGGCCCGGACCCGGTCTGGACCCCGAAGGTGCTCGCCGTGCTGAAGAAGCACAACGTCAAAGCGGTCTTCTGCATGATAGGTCCGCAGGCCAAGGCGCATCCGGACCTCGTCAAGCAGGTGGTGGCCGCGGGGCACAAGCTCTGCGACCACACCGTCAGCCACAACACCGGTATGGATCACCAGCCGCAGAGCTACCAGTCGCAGCAGGTACTCGACGCGCAGAAGATGATCGAGGACGCGGCGGGCGGCGCCCGGGTCGAGTACTACCGCGCCCCCGGCGGCGCCTTCACCCCCTACAGCCGGAAGCTGGCCGCGGATCACGGGATGCGGCCCCTGGGCTGGAACGTCGACAGCAAGGACTTCGAGGGCGGCACCCTCGAGGGCATCAAGGCGACGGTGCGCGGTGAACTCCCCAACGGGCCGACGGTCCTGTTCCACGACGGCGGGGGCGACCGCTCCCGGACCGTCGAAGCGCTGGACGGGCTGCTGCCGTGGATGCAGCAGCAGGGCTACGGGTTCGGGTTTCCGAAGCGCTGA
- a CDS encoding SsgA family sporulation/cell division regulator has protein sequence MHTVIDQAVQVRLIATTFGPHAVPAVLHYQPADPLAVRMFFPPEISLDGAAVDWAFARELLDEGLRRPAGRGDVRVRPSGPDRTVMEFHAEEGVALVQLKTADVRLFLARSYEAVPAGGEPAHLGMERGLAELFGAA, from the coding sequence ATGCACACCGTTATCGACCAAGCCGTCCAGGTCCGCCTCATCGCCACCACCTTCGGCCCGCACGCGGTGCCCGCGGTGCTGCACTACCAGCCCGCCGATCCCCTGGCGGTACGGATGTTCTTCCCGCCGGAGATCTCGCTGGACGGCGCCGCCGTGGACTGGGCCTTCGCCCGGGAACTGCTCGACGAGGGGCTTCGGAGACCGGCCGGGCGGGGTGATGTGCGGGTGCGGCCGTCCGGCCCGGACCGCACGGTGATGGAGTTCCACGCGGAGGAAGGCGTCGCCCTGGTGCAGCTGAAGACCGCGGATGTCCGGCTGTTCCTCGCCCGCTCCTACGAGGCCGTACCCGCGGGCGGCGAGCCGGCGCACCTCGGTATGGAGCGCGGCCTCGCGGAGCTGTTCGGCGCGGCGTAA
- a CDS encoding PH domain-containing protein produces MSTPHEPSAPGMDRGIPDTAPAATTPSAAPSVTPSDTGRWRRLDPRTLLVHCGWLAAPLGSLALTALATGGRITAQAWITLAAIAASFAVVTTIGLIRWARTEFRVTLPGSPDGTETGTSGGPGRTSPTLDVRSGLLTRRLRSVPLHRIRTVDLTASPLHRLLGVTVLRAGTAGSGDGRSELSLEALTVLDAERLRAELLAYADAEGAANDPVVARISWRWLRYAPLTFWVIGGVFVVAGSVYRVLDGIGIEAWKLGFVQRAFTEFGASALWLTVPAALLVVLALGSVGAVALYVENWFNYCLEWTDARTLRVRRGLFTTRSVTIERARLRGVLLREPLLLRAGGGALVQAVAGGLGNREENRKRSGLLPPAPLPEALRVTGGALRSPFPAAGTSPVALAPHPRVALRRRRVRGLLWAVLPGTAVLAGLGAAFTPVLLHCAWVYALVTTALVLWLARDAYRNLGHGVDGPYLVARSGTFSRDTLALRREAIAAWTLSTSPFTRRAGLVTLTAAVAAGEDGYRIPDLAATEAPAFAAMAAPGILEEFLTYPGAPDHLPEQRLP; encoded by the coding sequence ATACCGGACACGGCCCCCGCCGCCACCACCCCCTCTGCCGCCCCGTCCGTCACCCCGTCCGACACGGGCCGGTGGCGGCGGCTGGATCCGCGCACCCTGCTGGTGCACTGCGGCTGGCTGGCGGCACCGCTCGGTTCGCTGGCGCTGACGGCACTGGCCACGGGCGGCCGGATCACCGCCCAGGCCTGGATCACCCTCGCCGCCATCGCCGCCTCGTTCGCCGTCGTCACCACCATCGGCCTGATCCGCTGGGCCCGTACGGAGTTCCGGGTCACGCTCCCCGGGAGCCCGGACGGCACGGAAACGGGTACTTCCGGTGGCCCCGGCCGCACTTCGCCCACCCTCGACGTACGCAGCGGACTGCTGACGCGCCGGCTGCGCAGTGTGCCGCTGCACCGCATCCGCACCGTCGATCTGACCGCGTCGCCGCTGCACCGGCTGCTGGGGGTCACCGTGCTGCGAGCCGGCACGGCGGGCTCGGGGGACGGCCGCAGCGAACTGTCGCTGGAGGCGCTGACGGTCCTCGACGCGGAACGGCTGCGCGCCGAGCTGCTTGCGTACGCGGACGCCGAGGGGGCGGCTAACGATCCGGTGGTGGCCCGTATCAGCTGGCGCTGGCTGCGGTACGCGCCGCTCACCTTCTGGGTCATCGGCGGGGTGTTCGTGGTGGCCGGTTCGGTCTACCGGGTCCTGGACGGCATCGGCATCGAGGCCTGGAAGCTCGGCTTCGTCCAGCGGGCGTTCACCGAGTTCGGCGCGAGCGCCCTCTGGCTGACGGTCCCGGCGGCACTGCTCGTCGTCCTCGCCCTCGGCTCGGTCGGCGCCGTCGCCCTCTACGTCGAGAACTGGTTCAACTACTGCCTGGAGTGGACCGATGCGCGCACCCTGCGGGTACGCCGCGGCCTGTTCACCACCCGGTCGGTCACCATCGAACGGGCGCGGCTGCGCGGGGTGTTGCTGCGCGAACCACTGCTGCTGAGGGCCGGTGGCGGAGCGCTGGTGCAGGCGGTGGCAGGTGGCCTGGGCAACCGCGAGGAGAACCGCAAGCGCAGCGGGCTGCTGCCGCCGGCGCCCCTCCCGGAGGCGTTGCGGGTGACGGGCGGCGCCCTGCGGTCGCCGTTCCCGGCAGCGGGCACGTCACCGGTCGCGCTGGCGCCGCACCCCCGCGTCGCCCTTCGCCGGCGCCGGGTGCGCGGACTGCTGTGGGCGGTGCTGCCCGGCACCGCCGTCCTGGCCGGTCTCGGTGCGGCGTTCACCCCCGTCCTGCTGCACTGCGCCTGGGTCTACGCGCTGGTCACCACGGCGCTCGTGCTGTGGCTGGCCCGGGACGCGTACCGCAACCTGGGGCACGGAGTCGACGGCCCCTATCTGGTCGCCCGTTCGGGCACCTTCAGCCGCGACACCCTCGCCCTCCGGCGCGAGGCCATCGCCGCCTGGACGCTCTCGACCTCGCCGTTCACCCGGCGGGCCGGCCTGGTCACGCTCACCGCCGCGGTCGCGGCGGGCGAGGACGGCTATCGCATCCCGGACCTTGCGGCAACCGAGGCGCCGGCCTTCGCCGCGATGGCGGCCCCGGGGATCCTGGAGGAGTTCCTGACGTACCCCGGGGCGCCGGATCACCTTCCGGAGCAGCGACTGCCGTAG